The following proteins are encoded in a genomic region of Microbulbifer sp. MKSA007:
- the fahA gene encoding fumarylacetoacetase has protein sequence MTSWIESANAAHCHFPIQNLPYGVFAKNGEEPRCGVAIGDMVVDMAVLESAGLLNAGGSATVFDKPALNDFMGLGKASWDSVRDQLTALLSKDGNDALSGNDILKAKALVPMSAAQMYLPFAVSEYTDFYAGKQHAMNIGTILRGAENALPPNWLHIPIGYNGRASTVVVSGTDIKRPLGQTKAPTAQVPSFKACARLDIELEMGAVVGTPSTMGQPITVQEADDMIFGYVLLNDWSARDIQGWEYQPLGPFQAKAFATSISPWVVTKAALESFRTSTPEREKELLPYLNEPGPMIYDIELQAYMQPEGADKATLLCHTNYNRMYYSAAQQLTHHAIGGCKMNTGDLLGSGTISGADKAEFGSLMELTWGGKEPITLDSGESRTFIEDGDTLTLTGWAQGDGFRIGFGECTGKILPAPDFKA, from the coding sequence ATGACGAGTTGGATCGAGAGTGCGAATGCAGCGCACTGCCATTTCCCAATCCAGAATCTTCCCTACGGTGTGTTTGCCAAAAACGGTGAAGAGCCACGGTGTGGTGTTGCGATCGGGGACATGGTTGTTGACATGGCTGTGCTGGAATCCGCCGGTCTTCTCAATGCAGGCGGTTCTGCCACTGTCTTCGACAAGCCAGCCCTCAATGACTTCATGGGCCTTGGCAAAGCGTCCTGGGACAGCGTGCGCGATCAGCTGACTGCGCTGCTTTCCAAAGATGGCAATGACGCTCTTTCCGGCAACGATATCCTGAAGGCAAAAGCGCTGGTGCCAATGAGTGCGGCGCAGATGTACCTGCCTTTCGCGGTTTCTGAATACACCGACTTTTACGCTGGCAAGCAGCATGCCATGAACATTGGTACCATCCTGCGCGGCGCTGAGAATGCACTACCACCAAACTGGTTGCATATCCCAATCGGATACAATGGCCGCGCCTCAACGGTCGTTGTATCCGGTACAGATATTAAGCGCCCACTGGGCCAGACCAAAGCACCAACCGCTCAGGTACCATCCTTCAAGGCTTGTGCGCGCCTCGACATTGAGCTGGAAATGGGCGCTGTTGTTGGCACACCAAGCACCATGGGTCAGCCGATCACCGTGCAGGAAGCCGATGACATGATCTTCGGTTACGTTCTGCTTAACGACTGGTCCGCCCGTGACATTCAGGGCTGGGAATATCAGCCACTTGGTCCGTTTCAGGCAAAAGCATTCGCGACTTCCATCAGCCCATGGGTTGTCACAAAAGCCGCGCTGGAATCCTTCCGCACCAGCACACCGGAGCGTGAAAAGGAACTTCTGCCTTACCTCAATGAGCCGGGTCCGATGATCTACGACATTGAGCTGCAGGCCTATATGCAGCCGGAAGGCGCTGACAAAGCGACTTTGCTCTGCCACACCAACTACAACCGCATGTACTACTCTGCGGCGCAGCAGCTGACCCACCATGCCATTGGCGGCTGTAAAATGAACACAGGCGACCTGCTCGGCTCTGGCACCATTTCCGGTGCAGACAAGGCTGAGTTTGGTTCCCTTATGGAACTCACATGGGGTGGCAAAGAGCCAATCACTCTGGACAGCGGTGAAAGCCGTACGTTCATCGAGGATGGTGACACCCTTACGCTGACAGGCTGGGCGCAGGGCGATGGTTTCCGCATCGGCTTCGGCGAATGCACCGGCAAAATTCTGCCAGCTCCAGATTTCAAAGCTTAA
- a CDS encoding VOC family protein codes for MKIEQIHHVAYRCKDAKETVEWYTKNLNMDFVLAIAEDKVPSTHEPDPYMHLFLDAGNGNVLAFFELPTKPEMGRDENTPIWVQHIAFKVKDRETLIAFKEKLEANGIDVLGVTDHSIFHSIYFFDPNGHRIELACPDPAEEEKLKRLDAVKWEMLEEWSRTKKAPKHADWLHAKELGKV; via the coding sequence ATGAAAATTGAGCAAATTCACCACGTTGCTTACCGCTGTAAAGACGCAAAAGAGACTGTTGAGTGGTACACCAAAAACCTCAACATGGACTTTGTGCTGGCGATTGCAGAGGACAAGGTTCCTTCCACGCACGAGCCTGATCCGTACATGCACCTGTTCCTTGATGCAGGTAACGGCAACGTGCTGGCGTTCTTTGAACTGCCAACCAAACCGGAAATGGGCCGCGACGAAAACACTCCAATCTGGGTGCAGCACATTGCATTCAAGGTGAAGGATCGCGAAACCCTGATCGCTTTCAAGGAAAAGCTGGAAGCAAACGGCATCGACGTGCTGGGCGTGACCGATCACTCCATCTTCCATTCCATCTACTTCTTCGATCCAAACGGACACCGCATCGAGCTGGCTTGTCCGGATCCAGCAGAAGAAGAGAAGCTGAAGCGTCTCGATGCTGTGAAGTGGGAAATGCTGGAAGAGTGGAGCCGCACCAAGAAAGCGCCAAAACACGCTGACTGGCTGCACGCAAAAGAACTCGGCAAAGTCTAG
- a CDS encoding ABC transporter substrate-binding protein: protein MKTLLIAALAGVSMLAINSAQAVERGGTLTFARYDDSNLVDPVYADRNPDIWMVTNLYDTLLRTKADGKTIVPGLASGYEVSADGKAISITLRDGIKFSDGSPITAADVKFSLERAVNPDFGPWSGLLGSVESITETKNGVTLSMKNPDPTIISILATFNTAIVSKAAFEAAPGANDQEKATALFAPGTPVSGPFTLKDRTRGSTMTFSANPHYWRQGEDGKPLPYLDEVSFVVIPDDATRILKLQAGEVNGAEFVPFSRVAELEADPAINMELFPSTRIIYAPINARETRADGSPNPMATKEARQALNYATNKGALVQLITHGTGKSMTSPLMASTTQLAHDGGPLYPYDPAKAKELAKSSGLEGAEITLSTLAGSSDDATLFAAIQQMWGAIGVNVKVEQVDNPTRGAKNRSGEFDVHTYGWVNDVNDPAQVAGWLGYYPTRKAVGTGWNNAEFNSLFEASNTEIDPEKRSEQYKRMQEIYRDAAPLLFLYETPFAVALSANVNGYLQTPLGNNEFSSAWIAK, encoded by the coding sequence ATGAAGACTTTATTGATTGCCGCGCTTGCAGGCGTGTCGATGCTCGCCATCAATTCGGCTCAGGCCGTAGAACGTGGTGGCACGCTCACCTTTGCCCGTTATGATGATTCCAATCTGGTTGATCCGGTGTATGCCGACCGTAACCCAGATATCTGGATGGTCACAAACCTTTATGACACTCTTCTGCGCACCAAGGCAGATGGCAAAACCATTGTTCCGGGTCTGGCGTCCGGTTACGAGGTTTCTGCGGATGGTAAAGCCATCTCCATCACCCTGCGCGATGGCATCAAGTTTTCCGATGGTTCCCCGATTACTGCGGCAGACGTGAAGTTCTCACTGGAACGCGCCGTTAATCCGGATTTCGGTCCATGGTCCGGCCTGCTGGGCTCTGTTGAAAGCATCACTGAGACCAAGAATGGTGTCACGCTTTCCATGAAGAACCCAGACCCGACCATCATCTCCATTCTGGCAACCTTCAACACCGCGATTGTGTCCAAGGCCGCGTTTGAGGCTGCGCCAGGTGCCAACGATCAGGAAAAAGCGACTGCCCTTTTCGCGCCTGGCACACCGGTTTCCGGCCCGTTCACGCTGAAAGACCGTACCCGCGGCAGCACCATGACGTTTTCCGCCAACCCGCATTACTGGCGTCAGGGCGAAGATGGTAAGCCGCTGCCATATCTGGATGAAGTCAGCTTTGTGGTCATCCCGGATGATGCGACTCGCATCCTGAAACTGCAGGCGGGTGAAGTGAACGGTGCTGAGTTCGTGCCATTCTCCCGCGTGGCAGAGCTGGAAGCAGATCCTGCGATCAACATGGAGCTGTTCCCATCCACCCGCATCATCTACGCGCCGATCAACGCCCGTGAAACCCGCGCTGATGGCTCACCAAACCCAATGGCCACCAAAGAGGCGCGTCAGGCGCTGAACTACGCAACCAACAAAGGCGCACTGGTTCAGCTGATCACCCATGGCACCGGCAAGTCCATGACATCCCCGCTGATGGCATCGACAACCCAGTTGGCACATGATGGCGGTCCGCTCTATCCATACGACCCTGCTAAGGCGAAAGAACTGGCAAAATCATCTGGTCTGGAAGGTGCTGAAATCACTCTGAGCACCCTTGCTGGCTCTTCTGATGACGCAACTCTGTTTGCGGCCATTCAGCAGATGTGGGGCGCCATTGGCGTGAACGTGAAAGTGGAGCAGGTTGATAACCCAACCCGCGGCGCAAAGAACCGCTCCGGCGAGTTTGATGTTCACACCTACGGATGGGTGAACGACGTAAACGATCCGGCACAGGTTGCTGGCTGGCTTGGTTATTATCCAACCCGCAAGGCTGTTGGTACTGGTTGGAACAATGCGGAGTTCAACTCCCTGTTCGAAGCCTCCAACACCGAGATCGATCCGGAAAAGCGCAGCGAGCAGTACAAGCGCATGCAGGAAATCTACCGCGATGCTGCCCCGCTGCTGTTCCTCTATGAAACGCCATTTGCTGTTGCGCTGTCTGCCAACGTGAACGGCTATCTCCAGACACCGTTGGGGAACAACGAGTTCTCCTCGGCGTGGATTGCAAAATAA
- a CDS encoding FAD-dependent oxidoreductase has translation MKKIFEVPLYPYVRSPDQDAEKAVRHKVVVVGAGPIGLAAAIELAMQDIEVVVVDDNDKVSWGSRAVCYAKRPLEILDRIGCGDQFVDKGVQWNVGKVFFDERQVYQFDLLPEDGHKRPAFINLQQYYFEEYLVDRVKELQAQGKPIEIRGNNKVVSVDQGSDFATVELETPEGNYSVEADWVIACDGAASPIRAMMGLDFVGRIFEDNFLIADVVMEADFPTERWFWFDPPFNRGQSALLHKQPDNVWRIDLQLGWDVDKEEEKKPENVIPRLKAMLGEDVNFELEWVSIYTFQCRRMEQFRKGRVIFAGDSAHQVSPFGARGANSGLQDTDNLIWKLKLVMDGTAPMSLLDTYDEERIYAADENILNSSRSTDFITPKSAISRVFRDAVLDLSEAAEFARPLVNSGRLSVPATYDGSSLNSDDCAGMPVRSRPGSPAADAPTANGWLLDQLGNKFQLLAINADVPDTVDVGGITISALRVNATDEIRDRYLGDKSSAVYLMRPDQHVAARWETYDGANVAQALNRAIGIFEQEAAQ, from the coding sequence TTGAAAAAGATTTTCGAAGTTCCGCTATATCCATATGTCCGGTCACCGGATCAGGATGCGGAAAAGGCAGTGCGCCATAAGGTTGTTGTGGTGGGAGCGGGCCCGATTGGTCTGGCCGCAGCAATCGAACTGGCCATGCAGGACATTGAAGTTGTTGTTGTCGATGACAACGACAAAGTGAGCTGGGGTTCTCGCGCGGTTTGTTATGCAAAGCGCCCGCTGGAAATCCTCGACCGCATTGGCTGCGGTGATCAGTTTGTCGACAAAGGCGTTCAGTGGAACGTGGGCAAGGTGTTCTTCGATGAGCGTCAGGTCTATCAGTTCGACCTGTTGCCAGAAGACGGCCACAAGCGTCCTGCTTTCATCAACCTGCAACAGTATTACTTTGAAGAGTATCTGGTTGACCGGGTTAAAGAGCTTCAGGCACAGGGCAAGCCAATTGAAATCCGCGGCAACAATAAAGTTGTTTCCGTTGATCAGGGCAGTGACTTTGCAACTGTTGAGCTGGAAACACCGGAAGGCAACTACTCCGTTGAAGCGGACTGGGTGATCGCTTGTGACGGTGCAGCCTCTCCAATCCGTGCCATGATGGGTCTGGACTTTGTAGGCCGCATCTTTGAAGACAATTTCCTGATCGCCGATGTGGTTATGGAAGCAGACTTCCCGACAGAGCGCTGGTTCTGGTTTGATCCGCCATTCAACCGCGGTCAGTCCGCTCTTCTTCATAAGCAGCCAGACAATGTGTGGCGCATCGACCTTCAGCTGGGCTGGGATGTCGACAAGGAAGAAGAGAAGAAGCCAGAAAACGTTATTCCACGCCTGAAAGCTATGCTGGGTGAGGATGTAAACTTCGAGCTTGAGTGGGTTTCCATCTACACCTTCCAGTGCCGCCGTATGGAACAGTTCCGCAAAGGCCGCGTGATCTTTGCTGGCGATAGTGCCCACCAGGTGTCTCCGTTTGGTGCCCGTGGTGCAAACTCCGGCCTGCAGGACACAGACAACCTGATCTGGAAGCTGAAACTGGTAATGGACGGCACGGCCCCAATGAGCCTGCTGGACACCTATGATGAAGAGCGCATTTATGCAGCGGATGAGAACATTTTAAACTCTTCCCGCTCTACCGACTTCATCACACCAAAATCTGCGATCAGCCGCGTGTTCCGCGATGCTGTTCTGGATCTTTCCGAGGCTGCTGAATTTGCGCGTCCACTGGTGAACTCCGGTCGTCTGTCCGTACCGGCCACCTACGATGGATCTTCGCTGAACAGCGATGACTGTGCTGGCATGCCAGTGCGCTCCCGTCCGGGTTCTCCGGCAGCGGATGCACCAACGGCAAATGGCTGGTTGCTGGATCAGCTCGGCAACAAATTCCAGTTGCTGGCAATCAACGCGGATGTGCCGGACACTGTAGACGTTGGCGGCATCACCATCTCAGCGCTGCGTGTGAACGCGACAGATGAGATCAGGGATCGTTATCTGGGAGATAAGTCTTCCGCCGTTTATCTGATGCGCCCGGACCAGCACGTGGCTGCCCGTTGGGAAACCTATGACGGTGCAAACGTTGCGCAGGCTCTGAACCGCGCTATCGGCATTTTTGAGCAGGAGGCCGCACAATGA
- a CDS encoding MBL fold metallo-hydrolase yields the protein MAKAFASSGDMEAKKISFTEVGRDLYAFTAEGDPNTGVIIGDDSVMVVDAQATPVMAQLVVDKIREVTDKPIKYVTLTHYHAVRVLGASGYGASEIIASEKCEGMIYERGQEDWDSEYGRFPRLFSAADSIPGLTWPTMTFKNRMTINMGKRKVELMHLGRAHTAGDIVAWVPDEGVMFTGDIVEYHSACYCGDGHFKDWGNTLDAIKAYNPDAIAPGRGDALVGKEMVNKAIENTRDFVESTYKPAARVAVRGGTLKEAWDAVRAECDPKFADYAIYEHCLPFNVARAFDEARGIETPRIWTAERDREMWAALQG from the coding sequence ATGGCTAAAGCATTTGCATCCAGTGGCGACATGGAAGCCAAAAAGATCTCCTTCACCGAAGTTGGACGCGATCTGTACGCGTTCACCGCTGAAGGTGATCCAAACACCGGCGTTATCATTGGTGATGACAGCGTCATGGTGGTTGATGCGCAGGCAACCCCTGTCATGGCTCAACTCGTGGTTGATAAAATCCGCGAAGTCACTGACAAGCCAATCAAATACGTAACCCTGACCCACTACCACGCTGTGCGCGTGCTGGGCGCTTCCGGTTACGGCGCCTCTGAAATCATTGCCTCTGAAAAGTGTGAGGGCATGATTTACGAGCGCGGTCAGGAAGACTGGGACTCTGAGTACGGACGTTTCCCGCGCCTGTTCTCTGCAGCGGATTCCATTCCGGGGCTTACATGGCCAACCATGACCTTCAAAAATCGCATGACCATCAACATGGGCAAGCGCAAGGTTGAGCTGATGCATCTGGGGCGTGCCCACACCGCTGGCGACATCGTTGCATGGGTTCCAGATGAAGGCGTGATGTTCACCGGTGACATCGTTGAGTACCACTCCGCCTGTTACTGCGGAGACGGTCACTTCAAGGACTGGGGCAACACCCTCGACGCGATCAAAGCCTACAATCCAGATGCAATTGCACCAGGCCGTGGTGATGCGCTTGTGGGCAAAGAGATGGTCAACAAAGCCATTGAGAACACCCGTGACTTTGTTGAGAGCACCTATAAACCAGCCGCCCGCGTGGCAGTACGAGGCGGCACGCTGAAAGAAGCATGGGACGCAGTGCGCGCAGAATGCGATCCGAAATTCGCTGACTACGCAATCTACGAGCATTGTCTGCCATTCAATGTCGCACGCGCTTTTGACGAAGCCCGCGGCATTGAGACCCCCCGTATCTGGACAGCCGAACGCGACCGCGAAATGTGGGCGGCTTTGCAAGGATAA
- the maiA gene encoding maleylacetoacetate isomerase: protein MSNITLYDYWRSSASYRVRIALNLKGLSYDMVTVNLLKGEQKDAHNLKRNPQGFVPSLDLDGDMMTQSLAIIEYLDELHPSPALMPATARERARVRTLSHAIAMDIHPVCNLGVVQRIVELSGGDDQVKVNWMREFIAKGLNAFEELLADGQSGKFCHGDQVGLADICLIPQVYNADRWGVDRSHLTRINAIVKEADQLEAFQKAEPKQDA from the coding sequence ATGAGCAATATTACTTTATATGATTACTGGCGCTCTTCTGCGAGCTATCGGGTGCGTATTGCGCTGAACCTGAAAGGCCTCAGCTATGACATGGTGACCGTCAATCTGCTCAAGGGCGAGCAGAAGGACGCGCACAACCTCAAGCGCAACCCGCAAGGCTTTGTGCCGTCACTGGATCTGGACGGCGATATGATGACTCAGTCTCTCGCCATTATAGAGTATCTGGATGAGCTGCACCCATCCCCAGCCCTGATGCCTGCCACCGCCCGCGAACGAGCCCGCGTGCGCACGCTTTCCCATGCCATTGCTATGGACATCCACCCGGTCTGTAATCTGGGTGTGGTTCAGCGCATCGTGGAACTGTCTGGCGGCGACGATCAGGTCAAAGTCAACTGGATGCGTGAGTTCATCGCCAAAGGCCTCAATGCCTTTGAAGAGCTGCTGGCCGATGGGCAGAGCGGCAAGTTCTGTCATGGAGATCAGGTGGGGCTGGCTGATATCTGCCTCATCCCGCAGGTCTACAATGCGGATCGCTGGGGCGTGGACCGCTCTCACCTGACGCGCATCAATGCCATCGTCAAGGAAGCTGACCAGCTGGAAGCCTTTCAGAAGGCCGAGCCAAAACAGGATGCCTGA
- a CDS encoding ABC transporter permease gives MTQLDTLQATTPQKKKLHPRVKALLRPGFLLGFFILSSSILLAVFPWAFAPYDPNAFDFMAIQQPPSWAHPFGTDNLGRDTLSRVIWAYQVDMQIAFFATFFAMVIGVIVGSLVAYHGGIADVLFGRLVDVTITFPFLVLVIAVVAVLGPGLTNMYVAVTLVQWVYYARLTRAEIMTQMTSDYASAGKVMGYSSTRIIFRHLLPNATTPLITYWMTDMALAILLGSSLGYLGLGAQPPQAEWGVLIAEGRNFITTAWWMSLMPGIAIVLTGLGFSLVGDSLADVLRPRGAS, from the coding sequence ATGACCCAACTCGATACCCTTCAAGCCACCACACCGCAGAAGAAAAAGCTCCACCCTCGGGTGAAGGCTCTGCTGCGCCCCGGCTTTCTGCTCGGCTTCTTCATTCTGTCCTCTTCCATCCTGCTTGCTGTGTTCCCATGGGCGTTTGCGCCTTATGATCCTAATGCCTTTGACTTTATGGCCATTCAGCAACCACCAAGCTGGGCGCATCCGTTTGGTACGGACAATCTGGGCCGCGACACGCTTTCCCGCGTCATCTGGGCCTATCAGGTGGATATGCAGATCGCGTTCTTCGCCACCTTCTTTGCCATGGTGATTGGCGTGATCGTCGGATCACTGGTCGCCTATCACGGCGGCATTGCCGATGTGCTGTTTGGCCGTTTGGTTGATGTGACCATCACTTTCCCGTTTCTGGTGCTGGTCATTGCAGTTGTAGCGGTTCTGGGACCGGGACTGACCAACATGTACGTGGCGGTGACGCTGGTACAGTGGGTCTATTATGCCCGCCTCACCCGCGCTGAAATCATGACGCAGATGACCAGCGACTACGCTTCCGCCGGAAAGGTGATGGGCTACTCCTCCACCCGCATCATTTTCCGCCATCTGCTGCCCAATGCCACCACACCGCTCATCACCTATTGGATGACTGACATGGCGCTCGCCATCCTGCTCGGGTCCTCTCTCGGCTATCTCGGCCTTGGTGCACAGCCACCGCAAGCGGAATGGGGCGTACTGATCGCAGAAGGCCGCAACTTCATCACCACCGCGTGGTGGATGAGCTTGATGCCGGGGATCGCGATTGTTTTGACAGGGCTCGGGTTTTCTCTGGTAGGAGACAGCCTTGCTGATGTTCTCAGACCACGGGGGGCATCGTGA
- a CDS encoding ABC transporter permease → MSSLSYLVSRLLQIIPTFLLVMVVIFLLVRMLPGDPAIAMADAKATEAQLELIRQKLGLNEPLPMQFLYFVKNTLTGDMGTSILLKAPVLEVILERIPVTAFLTIYAVCLSILIAGPLAFVAALNKNGMLDIAIRSGFQVGLSTPVFYIGLLLLTFLAASLRLFPVGGYGTTFLQHLHHLMLPALTVALYTSAIIMRNLRSAVIEVLDAEYVQFARSKGLTRSVILGRHVLRNALISTVTLLGLSIGNLMSGTLVTETVFAVPGLGRLMLEAIFARDYPLIQGLTLTFAVMVSLVFLFTDMVQAWLDPRLRLS, encoded by the coding sequence ATGTCGTCACTTTCCTATCTGGTGTCACGCCTGTTGCAGATCATTCCGACCTTTCTTCTTGTGATGGTCGTTATCTTTCTGCTGGTGCGTATGTTGCCAGGGGATCCGGCCATTGCCATGGCCGATGCCAAAGCCACCGAAGCTCAGCTGGAACTCATCCGCCAAAAACTCGGGTTAAACGAACCGCTGCCCATGCAGTTCCTCTATTTTGTAAAGAACACTTTGACCGGAGATATGGGCACATCCATTCTCCTCAAAGCCCCTGTTCTGGAAGTTATTCTGGAGCGCATTCCTGTCACCGCGTTCCTCACTATCTATGCGGTTTGCCTTTCCATTCTCATTGCCGGTCCGCTGGCCTTTGTCGCTGCACTCAATAAGAACGGCATGCTCGACATTGCCATCCGCAGTGGCTTTCAGGTGGGCCTTTCAACGCCCGTGTTTTACATTGGCCTGCTGCTGCTCACCTTTCTGGCTGCGTCCCTGCGCCTGTTTCCGGTTGGTGGTTACGGCACAACCTTCCTGCAGCACTTGCACCACCTGATGCTGCCCGCACTGACGGTTGCCCTTTACACCTCTGCCATCATCATGCGGAACCTGCGCTCAGCGGTGATTGAGGTGCTGGATGCGGAGTACGTGCAGTTTGCCCGCTCCAAGGGCCTCACCCGAAGTGTCATTCTGGGCCGACATGTTCTGCGCAACGCGCTCATTTCCACCGTCACCTTGCTCGGCCTTTCCATCGGCAACCTGATGAGTGGTACGTTGGTGACGGAAACTGTCTTTGCGGTGCCCGGTCTTGGCCGGTTGATGTTGGAGGCGATCTTCGCCCGCGATTACCCGCTGATTCAGGGCCTCACGCTCACCTTCGCCGTTATGGTTTCTCTCGTGTTTCTGTTCACCGATATGGTGCAGGCATGGCTTGATCCGAGGTTGCGCCTGTCATGA
- a CDS encoding TRAP transporter substrate-binding protein — MEFLKTKVARRTLLGMATAAMLAPTAFATAAYAETKLVLSSWLPPRHPIVVNAIKPWAKEVKKVTNGRVSVRVLAKPAGAPPAHFDMAADGVVDITYGLHSFTKDNRFQRSRIGQFSFLGDDAVSGSKAFWDVYANDLDAQAEHKGTKVLGLFVHGPGVFHNNVRKLNTPADIEGLKIRVPGGYIADLASDLGASPLFMPSGEVYETLSRGIIDGVTFTYEALTAFKLLDHVKYSMRVPGGIYNTTWFLVMNEGKWGEISAEDQAAIMAISGDAFAERVGKAWNGADEKAIERINKAGIEIYDASPEMVAAIKEKAAAYETEWAKAVAEDGFDGAAALDKFRKSTGVEN, encoded by the coding sequence ATGGAATTCTTGAAGACGAAAGTTGCTCGCCGCACGCTGCTTGGCATGGCAACAGCTGCCATGTTGGCGCCAACTGCATTTGCAACTGCTGCATACGCTGAAACAAAGCTGGTTCTTTCCAGCTGGCTGCCACCACGCCACCCGATTGTGGTCAACGCAATCAAGCCGTGGGCGAAAGAAGTTAAAAAAGTTACTAATGGCCGCGTGTCCGTGCGCGTTCTGGCCAAGCCAGCCGGCGCACCACCAGCACACTTTGACATGGCTGCTGATGGTGTTGTCGACATCACCTACGGCCTGCACTCCTTCACCAAGGACAACCGCTTCCAGCGTTCCCGTATCGGTCAGTTCTCCTTCCTGGGTGATGACGCTGTTTCCGGTTCCAAAGCATTCTGGGATGTTTACGCAAACGATCTGGATGCACAGGCTGAGCACAAAGGCACCAAGGTTCTTGGTCTCTTCGTTCATGGCCCGGGCGTGTTCCATAACAACGTGCGCAAGCTGAACACACCAGCTGACATCGAAGGCCTGAAGATCCGTGTACCGGGCGGTTACATTGCTGATCTGGCAAGCGATCTGGGCGCGTCTCCGCTGTTCATGCCATCCGGCGAAGTGTACGAGACCTTGTCTCGCGGCATCATCGACGGCGTGACCTTCACCTATGAAGCTCTGACGGCGTTCAAACTGCTGGATCACGTGAAGTACTCCATGCGCGTTCCAGGCGGCATCTACAACACCACATGGTTCCTCGTCATGAACGAAGGCAAATGGGGTGAGATCTCCGCTGAAGATCAGGCCGCAATCATGGCGATCTCCGGCGATGCATTTGCTGAGCGCGTTGGTAAGGCATGGAACGGTGCTGACGAGAAAGCAATCGAGCGCATCAACAAAGCTGGCATCGAAATCTATGATGCATCTCCTGAAATGGTTGCGGCCATCAAGGAAAAAGCAGCTGCCTATGAGACCGAATGGGCAAAAGCAGTTGCAGAAGACGGCTTTGACGGCGCTGCTGCTCTCGACAAGTTCCGTAAATCTACAGGCGTAGAAAATTGA
- a CDS encoding DUF2783 domain-containing protein, translated as MSHLNTKANIAKPDEFYHDLLVLHEGRSEKESEALNAKLVLILANHIGDADVLREAMDLAANTQGGGEA; from the coding sequence ATGAGCCATCTGAATACAAAAGCAAACATCGCCAAACCGGACGAGTTTTATCACGATCTTCTGGTTCTGCATGAAGGACGCTCTGAGAAGGAAAGCGAAGCGCTCAACGCCAAGCTGGTCCTCATCCTCGCCAATCACATTGGTGATGCAGATGTTCTTCGCGAAGCAATGGACCTGGCTGCCAACACACAGGGAGGAGGCGAGGCTTAA
- a CDS encoding MarR family transcriptional regulator: MCNSFILNQRDVMMVTANNTMDKEDFQLGSFFPYKVRVFGTAVSTAVSSVYRERYGLSVSEWRTMAILGRNQALSASEIVERSSMDKVNVSRAVQALRKKEFLRRDIDGEDRRKSVLRLTEKGLAVFNDVIPLVRDVEAALTENLSAEEQAVLLTLMEKVQKNAEALIGDMSAEAANGS; this comes from the coding sequence ATGTGCAATAGTTTCATTTTAAACCAACGAGACGTGATGATGGTGACTGCGAATAACACGATGGATAAGGAAGACTTCCAGCTTGGGTCGTTCTTTCCCTACAAGGTCCGTGTTTTTGGCACAGCCGTTAGTACTGCTGTCTCAAGTGTTTATCGGGAACGGTATGGCCTCAGCGTATCTGAGTGGCGCACCATGGCGATCCTGGGTCGCAATCAGGCGCTGTCTGCTTCAGAGATTGTTGAGCGCTCCAGTATGGACAAGGTGAATGTCAGCCGCGCTGTTCAGGCCCTTCGCAAAAAGGAGTTCCTGCGCCGCGATATTGACGGAGAGGATCGCCGCAAGTCCGTGCTGCGTCTGACCGAAAAAGGTCTGGCCGTTTTCAATGATGTCATTCCGTTGGTCCGAGATGTGGAAGCTGCGTTAACTGAGAACCTTTCCGCAGAAGAACAGGCGGTTCTTCTGACCTTGATGGAAAAGGTGCAGAAAAACGCAGAAGCGCTCATTGGGGATATGAGCGCCGAGGCAGCCAACGGGTCCTGA